From the genome of Haloplanus natans DSM 17983:
TACGCATCGTCGACGATACGCCCGTCACGGAGGCGGATCACGCGGTCGGTCCGCGCCAGCGCTTGGTCGTCGTGCGAGGCGAGGACGACCGCACACGCGTCTGTCGCCTCGTCAACCACGTCAAGGACGCGCGCGCCCGTCTCCGTGTCGAGTTCGCCCGTCGGTTCGTCGGCAATAAGCAGGGCTGGCTCCGTGACCAATGCCCGGGCAATAGCGACCCGTTGTTGCTCGCCCCCACTCAGTTCTCCTGGCGCGTGCGTAGCCCGATCACCGAGCCCGACGCGGTCGAGCAGGGTGTCGGCCCGACGGTGACGCTCGCGCTTCCGGACGCCATGCTCGACGAGCGGCAGAGCGACGTTACCACGCGCGGAAAGCGATGGAACGAGATGGAACCGCTGGAAGACGATGCCGACGTGCTCGAGTCGGAGCGCTGCGCGCTCGCGCTCCGAGAGGGCCCTGGTATCGATGCCGTGGATGGCTACCGTGCCGCGAGTCGGGACATCGAGTCCGGCAAGCAGATACAACAGCGTCGACTTGCCGCTGCCACTCGGTCCGGACACCCCGACGAACTCCCCAGAGTCGATAGCAAGCGAGACGGCATCGAGGGCGGTGACGGTGGGCTGTTGCCTCCTCTTCAGTACCGGGTCGGTGCCGCGGGTGTACGTCCGAGTCACCTCGTCGCACCTGACGACTGGCGCGTCGGGCGCGGACGCCGCCGTGTGAGTGGTCGATCGGTTTGCCATGCGGAAGGGCACTTTTCGTATGTGCCGTCCGCCAACATATATGCTCTGCCTCGTGGCGACGCGTCACTCGCGAGTCGAGACAGAGCGAAAGTCCACAGCGAGAGCCGGGACACGGCTCTCCCGGTGCTGTCGCTCGCGCAGGGACCGGCGTCCGGCCGTCGGTGTCCGGAAGTGCCCTTACCGAATGGTTTTCGAACCGCAATCGGGACAACGGGTGAGCTTCTCGCTCTCACGGACGAGATCGTCCCGACCGCAGTTGAGGCAGATGCGAACGTTCGAACGCATTGATGCTCTAGCTGTTAATAGAGAGTGAGTCAGGTAAAATGGCTTCGTGTTTCATAGAGATTGCGAGGCGGATACCCCGACCCTTGAGCTCGGGGATGAAGCCGACAACCGATGACACAAACCACGCACGATGGCAAGGCCGACTCCCCCACATCTAAATAAATATCTTTACCAATAATAATAAACGTCGTCCGCAACATCCAGCTAAAGCTTGACGTTCCCGAGGACGCTCACAGCGTTCTCGATGAGACGTTCGAGCAATTCCAATAGGCGGCCCAACACGTCGCTGAGGCTGGATGGAGCGACGACCCCACGGAGATCGAGGACATCAAAAACGCGCTCCACGAACAAACCTACACAGCGGTTCGAGAGCAGACCAGTCTGCAAGCCAGTCTCGTCCAATCCGCCCGCAACCTTGCTGCCGACGCACTCAGCAACTGCAAAGACCGAATCCTCGACGACGGTCACAGCGGTGCAGTCACGGCGAGTGCGGGTTCACGCACGAGGACAACTGCACTGGTGACGAGGTCGAGTGCCTGAAGTGTGGAAGGGAACTCCACGCGGATTATAACGCCGCTCGGAATATCGGGTGGCGTCTTGTCCAGGACTGGCTCAAGTCTGGTGCTGGACGGGCCACCAGTCAACTGGCCTTCAAGTCAGGGACGCTGAACGCGAACGGCGATTACACGCCTTCCGCCTTGCGCGGATAGAGCGGGCGTCCACTGACAAGCCTCGGGGCTTGACCCCGAGGCGGTTGACGATAGCAAGCATCAATGGCCGACGGGAGCCATACGTCCTGACATCCTCCCGATAGCCACAACAGGAGGTCGTTCGAGTGTCTGCAATGCAGAGACGAGCACCACGCGGACTACAGCGCGAGCGAGGGCATCGGCTTCCGGTATCTCTGTCGTCGGCAAAACGCAGGCGACGGACGCACCGGTAGGTGCTGCGCCAAATCGGGGGACGCTGAACGTGAGTAGGGAGTACCCGCTCGCTACCGATGGCTTGAACCGGAGTCCACGCGGAAGCCCGCGGCTTTACTCGTGGGGAGCTTCCGCGCTGAGTCTGAACTCCGTAATCCGATGCTTACGGTGGCGCTCGACGGTCTCGACGGCAAAGGGGAGTTGGAACTCCTCGGTGTGCGCCTCGCATCGAACTACGACGGTGTCGTCGCCTACCGTCCACTCCAGCTCGGCGTCGTCCCCCTCAACCACGATGGTGGCCGCCGAGCCGCCGTCGTCGTACTGTCTGACGAGCGGCGGCTCGTCCGCGAGCAGTTCGTTGAGGCTGACGCCCCGACGCTCTGCCTGCTTCAGCAGCCGGTTGAGCCGCTTCATTCTTCGCCGTGCTGCGAACTTCTCTCGACCGCGTAGGCCCTCCGAGTCGCGGTCAGCACTCAAGCTGCTGTTCGGACGCCGTCGCTGTCGTCGCGGCCGTGGCGCTGGGCGCCGGGCGATCGATCGCCGTTGGACGGTTTGCTCGATATCAAACTCGAAGTCGGTGTTGTCGACCGCCTGGAGCAGTCGCACGATGTTCCCTAGTAATTTATCCATGGATTCGTCTGACACTGCTAGCTGCGTGCACGCTACTCGCCGTCCCCCCTCCTGTGCCCGTTTCACCCTTTGACCGCGGCACCAGCACGGGTAACTGGGAGGCGCTCCGGCCTCGGGCCGTAGGATCGCCTGCTCGGTCACGATCGGGATCTCCGCCCGGGAAGCAGTTGTCTGCCACGTGCACACCCCGTGAGCCGTGTCTGCCCGACGGACTGTCTCGATCCGGTGACCCACCGAGTGAGACGACTGCTTCGGTCGCGCCGCATCAACGTAAGGGGAAACGTTCATCGGTGGGACAAGACAGAGATTGGCTCCGCAGTCTAATAATTGTTTACATAACACGAGTCTGGCCCAAATACCACTTTCGGCGGTTCAGGGGACCTGTAGCTGCGTCTTGAACGTTGGCACGTCCGATCGCACGGCTACCAGTCGATGCAGTCGGTCGCGACTCCACAGGAACGACGACTGTGTTCAAGTTATCTCCGAAACAGGCACTAACACCTGCCGTTCAGGGTGACATCCTCGCCGCGCTAAAGGGCGACGCTTCCCGAGGTTCCGATGTTGCTCCGGTCACTTCCGATGGTTGGGAATCTAAGGTTTGTGACCGACGGCACTGGCGGTGCCACGCTACCGATACTCGTCCCTGGCGTGGGGTAGCGAGTTATCTGGTTGTTTTGTGTCGGTCGGCGCGGTCGGCTCACTGTTTTGATTTCGGCTCTCGCCGTGGCAGACACCGAGTCAACTGCCAGTTTTCCGCGCATATCCATTGATATGACGCGATGGGATCTGAACCTTCGCCATGCACAGTGAAAGTAACCGAAGACGGGCGCTGTATCCCCGCGCTGAAGCGCGAGGTTTTAGCGCCCTTCACCGCAGTACATAAGGACCGTGTCGTCATATATACCCATACCCAGAAACAACTAAGTCAAGTCAGAGTGTCAACGAAACCGAAATGGACGCCGTAGAGCGCTTTCAGCAACTAGCCCACGTCCTCGGTCAGGCAGACGGGACCGAAGCCGCGTTCGTCGACATCGAGGTGATGAGCGTTGGCACCGACGCAGAGCCAGCCGACGCGAGTGTAACGCTCGAGGTGGACTTACGCGCCGACGGTTCTACACGTACAGAGGGAGTCACGTTCGCCAAACCGACCATCGAGTCGTTCGACGATGGACAACTGCAGGTAAGTTTCGACCTCGAGGTGACCGACGTCGAGAGCGAGTGCACGAGTCGAAGTTCACCGCCCGTCGCGCGGACCGACGGCTCAGGAGTGAGACACCGACGGGACTCGTCTCCGAGGCGAACGCCCGCGATGCCGGCCGTCGGAATCCCCGCGGTCGTCTCGCCGTCACGACGGGCAACAACCGCTCCGACCGCTGGTGATGACGCGCGCGATACCGAGGACGTGGGCGCGAACGGCGACGCGACCGACGACGGCGTCGCCAACTCAGGCAAGAGCACCGGCTCCGAACCGACCGATACAGCCACCGGAGTCGATGCGGAGGCGCCGCCGACTGTCGAGGGCGACGTGGCGGCGGAGACAGTCGACGACATGCCAGCCGACGACGCGACGACGATGTCCGGCGACGAAGCCACGGTCGACAGTGAAGCCGACGAATGCGGTTCGAATGAGCCCTCTGTCCCAGTGCACCGCGACCCGGAGCACCTCCGAGCCGTATACGATCCCGATAAAACGTTCAAGCAGATGACCGCCGAACTCGGCGCAGACGTCACCCCACAGACCGTCCGTGCCCAGATGATCAAGCACGACATTCACGAGACGCGGACGTACGACTGTGATAGAGTGTCCGGGCACGCAAGTGACCGCAGCGGGGAACGGACCGAGACGGCGGCCGACGACACAACCCCCGACTCGTCCGCCGAGCAGACGGCACCGGACAACGAGAAGAGCACTAACGGGACGCCTGCGTCTGCCGGTCAGGTGTCGAGCGAGACCCACGACCCGGAGCGCACCGCCGCTGCCGCCGACTCCGCGGTGGAGCCCGACTCGCCCAAGGGAGACGGCGACCCGAGCACGCACACAGCCGAACGAGATACGGTAGCGTCCGCCGCCTCGTCGGCCGACGACGCCGGCGATCAGGCGCACCCGTCCACAGACTCCAAAGAGAACGACCTTCTTACCGCCTCCGGGACAGCAGCTACATCCACGGATGCGTCCGTGGCCGAGGGCAGTACCGATCACCTTGCCGACAGCGAAGCCGGTGCTGATACCGACACACCGACGACAGACGACCCAGCCAAGGCAGCCCCATCCCTTCCCGAGGAGTACAGTCATCTAGATGTGACGACGCCAGCGGTGTACGACGCCGTCGAAGGGGCAAAAACGTTGTACGAGGTGGAGCGAGCACTCGACATTGACCGTGACACCGCCCGTGAGTTGCTCTCTGCGCTCGACTTACTCGACCTCGTGACAGGGCGGCTCGCAACCCGAGAAGCAAAGCCAGTTTCGGCGGCGGAGATCAGACAGCGAGCGCAACTGTCAGGTGAGTAGGCATCGGGTTGATTTCCCCCGATTCGCGGAGCCAAAGACATCTGATAATGATATTTTCGGGGACAAACAGTACGACGTTGACATATGACTTCGATTGAGCGCGGCTGGGCTGTGGACACGATGCGAGATACGCCATCGAGGGAGACATACAGTTTTTATCATAGCTCACTAGAGTGTACTACGTGTTTCCACTGGGTCATCTCGCTGTTGGGTATCTCTGTTACGTTGGCTATTGTCGATACGGTGGACGGCCGACGACACTACCTGCACTCAAGATACTGTTCATTCTGGCCGTCGCAACACAGCTTCCGGATCTCGTCGATAAACCGCTTGCTCACGTCGGAATACTTGCGAGTGGGCGCTCGCTTGGCCATTCGCTGCTGTTCCTTCTGCCCCTCTCAGCAACCGTTTGGTGGTTCTCAGTAAGCCGCGAGATGCAGCACATCAGTGTCGTCGGCACGCTTGGAGTCCTCTCACACCTTGGTGCCGATTCGTACCGAGCCATCCTGAGCGGTGACTGGGCGGCATTGCGCTATCTGTTGTACCCCCTGATCTCGCCAGTGACGTATCCAAACGACGGTGTCTCACCAGCACTCCGCATCTATCGTCATTACACCACTCCCCAGCTCACTGTCGAGACGGCGGTCATTCTTCTTGGGCTCGGCATCGCAGTTTGGCAGTTCGCAGCCACTCCTGAACCAGCGGCATGACCTTGCCGCCGTGCGTCGGTGACTGACCGACAGTCTGGGGGAAAACTATTCGCCTCGGTTGTACTAAATAGATGGCCACTGGGCGAGTAGCCGCGCTCGGAATTCGCTGCGGTCGGTGGAAACGGAGACCGTTGACGGTTCGGACGGCGGCCGACGAGGAGCGACGAAACGACTATACGTGCCCGCTTTGCATCATTCCCTATGGTCGCTGACGGGATTCGGACTGCGACAGCAGTGTTGCTGGTGGTATTATTAGTGGTCGGAAGCGTCTCCGCATCGACGGGCGGTGCTGTCGCGGACGACGCGACCCCTGGCCATGCCGCTATCTCCGGTGACAACTTTCTAGATGTCTCTAACAACGTCGAGATGTGGGACGGTGCGGCGCTCCCGCTTCGAGTGGATCCCCAGAAGGGGCAGACGGTCGTCGACAACGCTGAGACGTTCATCAGCGTGGAGGAAGACGGTGCAGACGGCCCACGAAACCGTCAGAAGCGGGCCGTCTATGGTACGTCGACGCCGCTCACCCTGAATTTCGATGACACGGCTGTCGCCCCAACCGACCAGTTCAATGGGAACGAGACGTCGCTACTCGTTGCCCGCCTCGACAAGGACAGCCCCAGAGTACGCCAGATTCTCAACGACAACGCGGCTCTCACCGTCAGCCAGGCGCTCCAACTCATTACCGGACAGAACGCGAACGGGAACGCCACGTTTGCACAACGGCCGGCGGGGACGATCAGGGGAGGCTCCCTCAGTACGGATTACGATGCCAGCACAGGGACCGCGAGCGGACCGGGTGTCTACCTCTTCTTTCTCGTCCAAGACTACAACGAAACCAGTGGAGGATGGGACGGGAACATCCCCAACAGCGGGGTCGAAGTAGACGCCAGCGGGAATTTGACCGTTCGAAGTCCGGTTCGACTGCTGGGTGTAGACGGCGCTCTCGTTCAGAAGACGGTGGCCTCGGCTGCGCCAACACGAGAGACGGTCGTCGGTGGCGCCGACATCGAATTTGAGGTGGACTCGACGCTCCCAGCGGAGCAAGTAAACCACACCGTCGTCGTCTACGACAAAGAGACCTACACGAGTTCGATCAAGCGGACGACGGTCAGGAATCTCACCGCCGACCTCACGTCGGAGGACGTCACTATCGAGCGGCAAATCGCCGATGTCAACGGCGTCGCGGACGTCGGCGCGCAGAGTTCGCTGGCGGGGATCGAACTCGACAATGGCAAGGTGTCCGGTCCGGTCGGCGGGATCAATATTATCGACTTCGTCGCCGAGCAACTCGCTGCCGATGAGCCGGTCGATGGAGTGGCTCAGTCGGTCGACCCAGTGACCATGGACGCATCAGTAACGTCGATCCGAGCGACCGATCCAGGGACGCTGACCGTCGAGACGTTCGGTAACTGGTCGCCCGGAACGTATCGGTACGTGTACATGGCAACGGGAAACGACACGGCGACTGTCGCGACGAAGACCGGAACGATCGAAATCCAGCGAGCAATCGCCAGCAAGGACGAGACACTCTCGAACGAGAAGAGTATCAATATTTCACTCGAAGATCGGGCGGCCACGCGTAACGTCTCGGAGGTCACGCTAGAGTTCGACTCGAACGTCTCCGGGACGATCCGGGTTTCCGAACTCTCACAACCACCGAGTGGCACCCCCGAAGTCCAAGGAACGAACGTCGCAAGTCCGGCCGTCGCGACGTATCTGGACATTACCGTCCCGAGCGGCGAAGAGGAGACGTCGGCGACGATACGGACGACGGTCAACAAGACCCGGCTCGACGAAGAAGGACTCGCTCCGAACCAGGTGTCGATCTGGCGGTACGACGACGCGAACGGGGAGTGGGTCGAACTCGAGACGACTGTCGTCGCCGAAACCGACACGGACGTCACGTTGTCCGGGACGACAAGTGGTTTCTCGACGTTCGCTGTCGCCGAAGCCGACACGTCCGCTTTGACCGGTGGTGACGGTGGTGACGGTGGTGGCGGTGGTGGACTCATCCCTGACCGGACGGCGACGCCGACACCAACGCCGACGCCCACGGCGACGCCGACACCAACGCCGACGCCCACGGCGACGCCGACCCCGACCGCCGAACCGACCGGCACGGCAACCCCAACGGTCACACCTGCGCCGACGGCAACGCCGACGGAGGCGCCAACGACACCGAGCGAGCCGAGCGGCGGCGATCCCGTTCTGTTGGTCGGCCTCGTGGTCGCCTTGATCCTGCTGGCAGTAGCGGCGTTCATCCGGCGACAGACACGTTGACATCCACACACTAGGCGGTGAGGATTTTCGAGCGTGGAGATGTTGTGATTCGCAACCCACTGTTCGCTCGGTGTGAAACGCCCCGAGATTCGATCGAACAGGTAGGCTGCTGGCCGTGCCAACCGACCGTTACCCATCGGGTGATTCCCCCTTGTCAGCGGCGTCCAACTATCGTCGGGGGGCAGGCTGATGCCGAGGGCGGGTTCTCGACCGTAGCTGCCGAAAAACGAGATCATACGTACTGGCTAACGCGTAACGTTAGCTGGATTTGATATACGCCCGTCATACGGGCGTCACACAAATCATTATTATTGCTGGAGAAGATGTAGAACTGCGGTAGTTCGGCGAAAGCAGGCCGCCTGAGAACCTCAACGCCGGCGGCGGCACGGACCATCCAGCGGCTCCAGGAGTCCCAATGAACCAACAGCGCAGCCGTACCATGTTAGGTGGATCGAAGCGTCTCACTGCACGGCGAACGGCCATCGGGATCACAGTCGTCTGTCTGATACTCTCCGCCGCGGCCCCCGTCGCTGCAAGTGCCGGTTCAGTTGCGACGTCGTCTGAACCCCAGGCAGTGAGCGAGCATGCGAGAGGACAGGTCGACACTGCCACTGCCTCGACACCGTTCCAGGCAACAGTAGACACCGACGGCGACGGTCTCACCGACGAGGAGGAACGGGCACTCGGGACCGATCCGAACAGCGTCGATACCGACGGCGACGGCCTCGGTGACAACACGGAAACGAACGGCGGAACGGCAGTTGATACCGACGACGATGGAAAAATCGATGCTCTAGACCTCGATAGCGACGGCGACGGGATTCTGGACACCGAGGAAGGAACGAGCGAAGATGATAGTGCCTCCGGCGATCAAGACTCTGTCGTCACGGATCCAGTGGACACCGACGGCGATGGCACGCCCGATTTCAGAGATTTAGATTCGGACGGCGACGGCATCTCGGACGCCAACGAGACCGGCGGGAATGCCGACGGTGACGACCTTCCGAACTACCGTGATCTAGACTCCGACGGTGATGGCATCTCCGACACCGACGAGGGAACCGGCGATCCCGACGGCGACGACACGCCGAACTTCTTAGACACTGACTCCGACGGTGACGGGATTAGCGATCGCACGGAGACGAACTCGACTGGGAAGCTCGTCGACACAGATGCTGATAACGTCTCGGACTTTCTCGACTCCGACTCGGACGACGACGGAATCCCCGACGCCGTCGAGGGCACGACCGATACGGACGGTGACGGTACACCGAACTTCCGTGATACGGACTCCGACGGCGACACGAAACCCGACGCGAAGGAAGGAACCGGTGACGTCGACGGTGACGGCATCGCGAACTATCTCGACGCTTCGGATACGACGGGGCCCAACGGGGACCGCGACGCGGACGGGCTCACGAACCGACAGGAGAGTATACTCGGCCTCAATGCGTCCGCGGCGGACTCCGATGGCGACGGTATTACAGACGACATCGAAACGAGGGGTGGCCAACGGATAGACACCGACGGTGACGGCACCATCGATGCCCTCGACTTGGACAGCGACGGCGACGGGCTTCTGGACAGAACTGAGGGTGCTGGTGACGCCGACGGAGACGGGCTCAGAAACTTCCGCGACCGAGATTCCGACGGAGACGGGTGTAGCGATGCGACCGAGACGACCACCGACCAAGATGGCAACGGGATTCCGTCTTTCCTCGATCCCAACGAGTTTGCGAGCGCGTGCGACGCCGCTGGTGACGATCCGGGTGGGGGGTCAGACCCCGGCGATGGCGACGACGGCGGCGACGGCAGCGACAGCGACGACGACGATTCGGACGATGGAGGAGTTCCCGACGACGGCGACGCCGAGCAGCGAGACTCCGATGCAGATACCGACGGCCAACCACCCACAGACGACCGGGCGCCACAATCGACCCAGACAGCGGCCCCAGTTGACGGAGACGCGACGACGGGGACTGCCGAGCGGGCAACTGCAGGGCCGCCGACTGACGGTTCACCTTCCGGAGACGGGAGAGAAAGTGAACTGTCGCCCGACGAGTCACCGGATGATCAAGAAGAGAGCCCAACGGCGCTGCCACCAAGTGACGAAATAGACCTGGCGACGACACCCGAGGCGCCTGGGTTCCCGTTGGTGGGCGCTGGTGACTCGCAGATCAGGTTGTACCCCGTTTCGTTCACCATCCCGTGGTACGCTCTACTTTTGCTTCTCGCGCTCCTCGGAACGGACGTGATCTATCGCCTCGAGACGCGATATCAGCTACGTCTCCCGCAACTCGATTCGGACGTAATTCAACACTTGAGCAGAGGGATACCGTGGTTCGTCTGGATTCCATGCTGGGCCGTGCTTTCGACATCTTCCGGAAACAGAGTGCTCCGCTCGTACTACCGGCTTCGGCGGACGGTAGCCGACCGATACGGGTCCAAGACCCGTCTGAGGGGATCATTACAGCGAGCGGATATTCCGCTTTCCAAAGCAGAGCAGCGGGCCGTCCGGCGGCGATTTTGGTGGCTGAGCGTGCTGTACTTCGTTCTCGCCCTCCCGGTTGCAGTCGCCGCGGTTGCGATCACCTCGTACGTCGGTGTCGACGGACTCCTGAGACTCGCGCTGCCAACCGTCGTGCTCATCGCCACGGTGGTGATTATTTATGTTGCCCCGGTCGTCGCCTCTCGACTCGGTGTTCGTTGAGAAGCGCCGGCCGTCGTCTTGCAACTGTCGGGAAGAACCTGCACCGGGTGGCTGCTCCCGAACCGTCCTCGCTGACATGTCACGGGCGGAAGATTCCTGAGCGTACGTCGTGAATCGTCTCGGGTCAAGCCCCGGGCATTCGCTCGGCCGCGTGTAAACGACTACGGGTCGGGTGACCAGTGGAACTCTCGCTGTTCTCTTCGGAGACGGCACAGCCGGACTATCGCCGCGCTACAGCCCTGCCGGCCGTTCCCGCGTGGCTCCCCTGGCCTCGATACGCTCGCCTGAGTCTCACATCGGACGGTCCAGCGTAGTCGTTGATCCCTGCTTCAGCGCGTGTGAGGCGTCGGCGTACGACCCAGCGCGGCTACTGCTCGGCGCAGGGGTGATGCCAGTATCGTATCGGCGGACCGCCCGGCCCCGTTTGGGAATCTCGACGAGGTGTGATGCCCGTAACAGTGTTTACTCAGTAGACGTGGTACACAGCGAGCGGCCTCCTGCCCGACAAGATGCTCCGCCGGCCACGGCTGCGAGGCGTTCACTGTGCGCGTACTTCGTACGGTACGGGGCGCGGTCAAGAGCAACGTAGTGCTCCGGACAGCTATTATAAACGGTATAATATCCGAGTTCGGTTGCCGCATGTGCAATGTTTGAAGAGAAGCTCAGTCGGCGGAGAGTGTTACAGGTATCAGGTGGCGCATTGGGGACTGGACTGCTGTCTGCGATGGCGGCCGGGCGAACTCCTGACGAAGCGCTCGCGGCCACGGCGATTGATAGCTTCGATGGCGGCGCCGCGCCGATGCTCGAACCCATCGGGCGGTACGAATCCGGTCTCTTCGACGAAGGGGGTGCGGAGATCGTCGATTATCACCCGCCGACGCAACGACTGTTCGTCATCAACGCGGACCTCGGCGGCGTCGACGTACTGGACATTGCAGATCCGACGGATCCGGCGAAGATCGGTGAACTCGATGTCGCCGGTGAACTCGCCGGCGTGAGCAAGGCCAATAGCGTATCCGTTGCCACCGAAGTTATTGCGGCTGCGCTCGAGGCAGACACTCCGCAGGATCCCGGTGAGGTCGGGTTCTATGACCCCGAAACGCTCGCGTTCTTGGGCTCGGTCACGGTCGGTGCCTTGCCCGATAAGGTGACTATCACTCCCGACGAGCGGTATGCACTCGTTGCGAACGAGGGCGAACCGAACGAGGAGTATTCCGTCGATCCCAAGGGCTCGGTCAGCGTCAT
Proteins encoded in this window:
- a CDS encoding ABC transporter ATP-binding protein, whose protein sequence is MANRSTTHTAASAPDAPVVRCDEVTRTYTRGTDPVLKRRQQPTVTALDAVSLAIDSGEFVGVSGPSGSGKSTLLYLLAGLDVPTRGTVAIHGIDTRALSERERAALRLEHVGIVFQRFHLVPSLSARGNVALPLVEHGVRKRERHRRADTLLDRVGLGDRATHAPGELSGGEQQRVAIARALVTEPALLIADEPTGELDTETGARVLDVVDEATDACAVVLASHDDQALARTDRVIRLRDGRIVDDA
- a CDS encoding metal-dependent hydrolase, with protein sequence MFPLGHLAVGYLCYVGYCRYGGRPTTLPALKILFILAVATQLPDLVDKPLAHVGILASGRSLGHSLLFLLPLSATVWWFSVSREMQHISVVGTLGVLSHLGADSYRAILSGDWAALRYLLYPLISPVTYPNDGVSPALRIYRHYTTPQLTVETAVILLGLGIAVWQFAATPEPAA
- a CDS encoding PGF-pre-PGF domain-containing protein: MVADGIRTATAVLLVVLLVVGSVSASTGGAVADDATPGHAAISGDNFLDVSNNVEMWDGAALPLRVDPQKGQTVVDNAETFISVEEDGADGPRNRQKRAVYGTSTPLTLNFDDTAVAPTDQFNGNETSLLVARLDKDSPRVRQILNDNAALTVSQALQLITGQNANGNATFAQRPAGTIRGGSLSTDYDASTGTASGPGVYLFFLVQDYNETSGGWDGNIPNSGVEVDASGNLTVRSPVRLLGVDGALVQKTVASAAPTRETVVGGADIEFEVDSTLPAEQVNHTVVVYDKETYTSSIKRTTVRNLTADLTSEDVTIERQIADVNGVADVGAQSSLAGIELDNGKVSGPVGGINIIDFVAEQLAADEPVDGVAQSVDPVTMDASVTSIRATDPGTLTVETFGNWSPGTYRYVYMATGNDTATVATKTGTIEIQRAIASKDETLSNEKSINISLEDRAATRNVSEVTLEFDSNVSGTIRVSELSQPPSGTPEVQGTNVASPAVATYLDITVPSGEEETSATIRTTVNKTRLDEEGLAPNQVSIWRYDDANGEWVELETTVVAETDTDVTLSGTTSGFSTFAVAEADTSALTGGDGGDGGGGGGLIPDRTATPTPTPTPTATPTPTPTPTATPTPTAEPTGTATPTVTPAPTATPTEAPTTPSEPSGGDPVLLVGLVVALILLAVAAFIRRQTR
- a CDS encoding prolipoprotein diacylglyceryl transferase; its protein translation is MDAVERFQQLAHVLGQADGTEAAFVDIEVMSVGTDAEPADASVTLEVDLRADGSTRTEGVTFAKPTIESFDDGQLQVSFDLEVTDVESECTSRSSPPVARTDGSGVRHRRDSSPRRTPAMPAVGIPAVVSPSRRATTAPTAGDDARDTEDVGANGDATDDGVANSGKSTGSEPTDTATGVDAEAPPTVEGDVAAETVDDMPADDATTMSGDEATVDSEADECGSNEPSVPVHRDPEHLRAVYDPDKTFKQMTAELGADVTPQTVRAQMIKHDIHETRTYDCDRVSGHASDRSGERTETAADDTTPDSSAEQTAPDNEKSTNGTPASAGQVSSETHDPERTAAAADSAVEPDSPKGDGDPSTHTAERDTVASAASSADDAGDQAHPSTDSKENDLLTASGTAATSTDASVAEGSTDHLADSEAGADTDTPTTDDPAKAAPSLPEEYSHLDVTTPAVYDAVEGAKTLYEVERALDIDRDTARELLSALDLLDLVTGRLATREAKPVSAAEIRQRAQLSGE